GCCGTCGCAGGCCGCGTCCGCACCCGAGCCGTCCGCCGCGGCTCCCTCGCGACCGGAGGCCCCGCGGCCCGGATCGGCGCCCCAGGACGGCGCCGCCGCGGCCGACCGGGGTGGACCGCTCGCGTCCGGCCGTCCGGGGCAGGAACCGCCGGCCGGCCGGGCGCAGGCCTCCCAGTCGGGGGCTCCCACCTCGCAGGTGGAGATGATCCGGCGCGCCTGGCCCGAGATCCTGGCCTACCTCGAGGAGCACTCGCGGCTGGTGTGGATGGTCGTCTCGCAGAACGCCTCGGTGGCCGGGTTCGACGGCCAGCTGCTGACGATCGGCTTCTCCTCGGACAGCCCGCGGGACACCGTCCAGCGCCGCCGGGGCGACCAGGTCATCGCCGAGGCGGTCAACGCCGTGCTCGGCATCCAGCCGCGGCTCGACCTCATCACCGGGGGGTCCGCTCCGGCGGGTGGTCCCGGCCCAAAAGCTGAGGGCCGCCCCACCCCGGCGGCCCCCCGACCGGAACCGACGGCGGACGCCCCGGCCCGCCCGGCCCCCGCGCCGTCCGGCGCTCCGGCCGGATTGGCGCCGGGCGGTCCGGACGCGTCCCCCGCGGTGCCCCCACCACGGGACGGCGGCCCGGCCCCGGCGCTGACCGCCCCCGGCGGCGACGCCGGCGCGGCCTCACGCCCCGTCCGTCCCGGCGAACCGGGGCGCCCCACCCCGTCCTCCACCGCCCCCGGGCGCGTCGCCGAGGCCTCGCCGTCCGCGACGCCCGCGGCGCCGTCACGAGGTTCCCAGGCCTCGGCCGCCCCGTCCGCGCGGACGGCCGAGGACACCCCCGAGGACGACGGCCCGGGTTCGGAGCCGGTCGTCGAGGGGGCGACCGGGCCGGGCACCCCGCCGCCGCCGGAGGACCTGGGCGCCGACGACGTCCCGGTCTCCGACTGGTATGGCGAGGAGCCGCACGACGACGAGTTCCCGCCGCCGCCCGAGGACGACGAGGACGAGCCCGCCGACGCCGGCGTGGCTGCCCGCCCCTGGGGCCAGTGGGCGGTCCCGGGCCGCGAGCCCGGCTCCGTGGGCATCCCCCGCCCCGAGCCGGGCCAGGGCGGCATCCCGGCCTTCGCGCGTCCGGAGGCCGAGCTGCTGGCGGAGTTCGAGGCCCGCCGCGCGGGGCGGGGCTCGGGCCCGTCGGCGGCCAGCGCCCCCGACGCCGGCTCCCCCGCGGCCCCGGACCCCTCGGGCACCCCGCACCACCGGCGGGCCAGCCGGTTCCAGCAGATGATGGAGCAGTACCAGCGCACCCAGGAGGGCGGCCGGCCGCCCGTCCCCGGCGAGCCGTCGCACGCGTCCGGCCCCGCCGGGCCGGGGCCGGACAGTCCCGGGGCACCCGGGCCGGGCGGGCCGTCGTCGGGCCCCGGGACCGGGTCCGCCGCCGCGGGCCCCGGTGGCACCGGGCGTCCGGGCGGGTCCGTAGACTGGACCGACGACGTCCCGAGCGAGGACGACGTCACCATCGAGGAGTCCGGCATGGCCGGGCGCAAGGTGGTCGAGCGGTTGCTCGGCGCCCGCCTCGTGGAGGAGCGGATGCTGGACGGAAGCCCCCTGTCCTGATCCGGAGGCCACCGGGACGACCCGTCCCGGCCCGGCGCAGGGGGCACGGATCCAACGCGGAAAGTGGTCGGTAGCGTGTACGAAGGTGCGGTCCAGGACCTGATCGACGAGCTCGGGCGGCTGCCCGGCATCGGTCCCAAGTCCGCCCAGCGGATCGCCTTCCACATCCTGGAGGCGGACGCCGAGGACATGCTGCGGCTCGCCGAGGCGATCCGCACGGTCAAGGACCGGGTCAAGCTCTGCTCGATCTGCTTCAACGTCTCCGAGCAGGAGACGTGCTCGATCTGCCGCGACGAGCGCCGCGACGCCTCCCAGGTCTGCGTGGTCGAGGAGTCCAAGGACGTCATGGCGATCGAGCGCACCCGCACCTACCGCGGCCGGTACCACGTGCTCGGCGGCTCCATCAACCCGATCGCGGGCATCGGCCCGGACCAGCTGCACATCCGGGAGCTGCTGACCCGGCTGCAGGACCCGGCCATCGAGGAGGTCATCCTCGCCACCGACCCTAACCTCGAGGGCGAGGCCACGGCCACCTACCTGTCCCGCATGCTCGGCTCCACGGGCCTGAAGGTCACCCGGCTGGCCTCGGGCCTGCCGGTGGGCGGGGACCTCGAGTACGCCGACGAGGTGACGCTCGGGCGGGCCTTCGAGGGCCGCCGCGCCGTGGGCTGAGCCCGTCCCCGACGGGCCAGGGTCCGACGGGCGCACGTGGTGATCGAGTAGCCGACCGGGTGGCGTCAGCCGGATCGTCCTCCTAGCGTCGGCGAGGTCGTCCCCCGCACCGAAGGAGCCCGCCCGCATGCCCCGCCCCCGTCCCGCCGCCCTGTCCGCCACCCTCCTGGCCACGGGATCCCTCCTGCTGCTGACCGGGTGCGCGGCCGGCGCGCCCCCGGGCCCGGCGAGCGCGGCGGCGAGCCAGGGCTCCTCGGCGTCGGATCCCGCACCGGCCCCCACCTCGGGATCCCCGTCGCACTCGGCGCCCGCCGCCGCCCCGGAGCTGCCGGACGTGGTGATCACCGACGACTACTTCGCCGACCTCGAGCGGTACTGGCCGGGCGAGGACGGCATCGACACCGACCTGGCCGTGCGCATGATCGAGGACGTCTGCGACACCGCACTGGAGGGCGATGCCGTGGGCGGTGGCGCCGGCTTCGCCGAGGGGGTGCGCCGGCACGGCCTGCAGGGGGACGTCCACTGGGCGTTGCCGCTCGTGGTCGCCGAGCACCACTGCCCGGACCGCGTGGCCGCCGTCGGCCTGGTCCAGCGGACCGTCGAGGAGGGCGCGTCCACCTAGGTCAGGCCACGCGCGTGCCGCGCGGCAGGCGCGTGGCCGGGGCGACGAGGCGCTGGCGCGCCCACGCGAACAGCCCGGCGACCACCGCCAGCTGCAACCCCAGTCCCAGGGGCCACACGGGGGTCCCCTGCCAGGCCTCCTCCCGCCCGGCGTCGGCCGGCTCGCCGTGGGCGCACGGTACGCCCATCTCCGGCGGCCGCTGGAGGTGCCGCACGCCGAAGGAGATGCTCGTCATCACCCCGTCCGGAGCCCACGTGTCCTCGTCCCCCGGATCGAACGGGACCGCCTCGGGCGTCGGCACGGCGTCCGAGACCACCACGAAGGGATTGGCCGCGAGCAGCCAGTACGTGGAGCGGGTGTCCAGCGCCGGCACCGGCTGCAGCCGCCCGTAGCACCGCACGGGGCCCGCCTCCAGCAGGTCGGCGGCGGTGCTCCACTCGGGGATGTTCGCCGGGACCGTCGCGTGCGTCAGCGGCGCCGCGAGGGCGAACGCGACCACGGTGCCCAGGGAGGACAGCGCCACCAGCAGGTAGGTGGTCACCACGGCGAACAGGGTGCGGGACGCGACGGCGGACAGGGTGGTGCCGAGCGCGCACACCACGCCCAGCTCCACGGCGACCATCACCCCGAGGACCACGAGGCCGCCCAGGTCCAGGCCGCCGGCCACGAGGGAGACGACGACGTACGGCAGGGCCACCAGCAGGAAGGCCAGGGCCACGGCCCACGAGGCGAGCCACTTGCCCACGAGCAGCTGCGCGGGGGTCAGCAGGGTCACCTGGACGACGGCCAGCGTGCCGCCGGCCCGGTCCCCGCTGATCCCGCTGGCGGACACGGCCGGGGCCACGAGCAGCCCGAAGCCCAGCACGAAGCCGACCACGGCCTCGAAGACGAACCGGCCCGCCCCGCCGCCGATCCCCTCCATCCCGGACAGGACGTTGTAGCTGGCGAAGGCCGCCCACGTCACCAGGCCGATGACGACGAACCAGGCCCCCAGCAGCACGTACCAGCTGCGGGTGCGCAGCCGCTGCCGCAGGTCCATCCGGACCACGGTGGCCAGCGCGCGGCCCCAGCCCAGGCGCTCGGCCGGGCGCACGCCCGCGGCCGTCTCCGGCCCCGTCATGGCCCGCCCCTCCTCCCGGCACTCCCGGGACCCGCCCTCCCGGGGCGCGCGCCCCCCGGGCCCGGGGCCCCGGGGTGCCCGGGTCCGGCACCCGTGGACCGCAGCCGGTCCAGTTCCCGGTACGCCGTCTCGAGCCGCGAGGCCTCCGGGGTGAAGGCGACGACGGGCACCCCCTCGGCCACGAGCGTGGCGAGCAGCTCCGCGGCCTCGGCGGCGGAGTCGACCTCCACGCTCACGGAGTCCTGCCGCGGCCCCGGCTGGCGGTGGTAGGCCATCGAGTAGCGCTCGAGCGTGGCCAGCAGCGCCGCGACGTCCAGCGCCGTGATGAGGTATCGGCCCCCGGCCACGCCATCCCCGGCCAGCTCCTCCACGCGCACCGTGCGCCCGTCCTGGACGAACACCGCCAGGTCCGCCATCTCCTCCAGCTCGGCCAGCACGTGGGAGGAGACCAGGATGGTCTTGCCCGCCGCCGCCATCTGCCGCAGGTCGTCCCGCAGCCGGATCCTCGAGCCCGGGTCCAGCCCCGAGGCGGGCTCGTCCAGCAGCAGGACCTGGGGATCGTGGATGACGGCCCGCGCCAGGGAGAGCCGCTGCTGCTGGCCACGCGAGAGCACCCGGGCCGGCTGGTCCGCCAGCACGGTCAGCTGCTGCCACTCGAGCAGCTCGGCGGCCCGCGAGCGCAGGGCGCCCCGGTCCATCCCGTAGAGCAGGCCCATGGACTCGAGGATCTCCCGGGCCGTCAGCGCCTCCCACACCCCCAGGGTGTCCGGCATCCAGCCCGTCCTCCGGCGCACCGCCCCGGGGGCCAGGACCGGGTCCTCGCCGGCGACCAGGACGGAGCCGTCGTCGGGCCGCAGCAGGGAGGCGAGCACGAGCAGCAGGGTGGTCTTGCCGGATCCGTTGGGCCCCACGAGGGCCGTGATGGTGCCGGCCGGGACCATGAGGTCCACGCCCTGCAGCGCCCGGACGGCCCCGAAGCTGCGCACGACCCCCCGGGCCGAGATGCCCGGCGGCGCCCCGTCGGGCGGCCGCCAGTCCCCCGTCGGCAGCCCGTCCCGCGGGGACGGCCCGTCCGCCGGCGGCGGCCCCGCTCCGGCGGGCCCGCCTGGAGACGTCATGGGACCATGGTCCGCCACGGCGCCACCGGCGGCAAGGACACATCCGGGCCGGGAGCGCGCCGATGCCTAGACTGCACCGGGTGAGCCCCCTGCCCGGTGACGACGCCGCCGCCCCCGACGACGACCACCGCGAGGGCGGGCCCGGCGGCACCGACCGGCCCCCGCGGGACCGGCGGCTGTGGAGCCGCGACTTCGTGCTGGCGATGGTCGTGCAGCTCGGCGTCGCCCTGGTGTTCATGACGCTGATGACGTACATGGCGCTGTACGCCGGGGAGCGGTTCGGCGCGCGGGACGTCGCGGCCGGCTTCGCCGCGAGCGCGTTCATCCTGGGCTCGGCACTGGCGCGGATCGTGCTCGGCAAGTACCTGGACGTCATCGGCCGCAAGCGCCTGCTCGTGTCCGCCCTGCTGGTGTACGTCGCCTGTTCCGCGCTCTACCCCCTGGCCGGTGCCTACGGGGTGCTCGTGGCCCTGCGCGTGGTGCAGGGGGCCGCGTTCGGCGCGGCCACCACCGCCGTGACGGCCGGCGTGCTGCAGATGGTCCCGCCCTCCCGGCGCGGGGAGGGGATGGGGTACTTCCTCACGGCCTCGACGGTCGCCAACGGCGTGGGCCCACTGCTGGCGGTGCAGCTGTCCACCGCCCACGGGCCCGCCCCGGTCTTCCTGCTCGTGCTCGGCGCGTCGGTGCTCGCCCTGGGGGCCGCCGTCGTCCTGCGGGTCCCCGAGCTCGCCGGCGGGCCGCCACCCCACGCCCGCCGGTTCCGCCTCCGGCCCGGGGACGTCCTGGACCCGGACGCGCTGCCGGTGGCGCTCGTCATCCTCATCGTCTCCTTCGGCTACGCGGGGATCGCCACGTACTCCACCCCGTTCCTGCTCCAGGCGGGGCTGGGCACCGCGGCCTCGCTGTTCTTCGTGGCCCTGGCCACGGGGATGCTGACCGTGCGCCTGTTCTCCGGCCGGCTGCAGGACCGCCGCGGGCCCAACGCGGTGATCCTGCCCCTCGGTGCGCTCTTCACGGTGGCGCTGGTCCTGCTCGGGGTGGCCACCGAGCCCTGGCTCGTCATCACGGCGGGGCTGCTGGCGGGGCTCGGCTACGGCGGGGCCAGCCCCACCCTCCAGGTCGTGGCCGCCACCCGGGCGCGGCCCGAGCGCCTCGGGATCGCCACCTCCACCCACTACCTGCTGCTGGACACCAGCATCGCCTTCGGCCCCGTCGTGTTCGGCGCGCTCATCCCCCTCATCGGCTACCGCGGGCACTTCCTGGTGCTCGCCGCCACCGTGCTGGCCGGCGTGGTGCTCTACTGGTTCGTTCACGGGCGGGGCCACCACGGCGGGCGCCCGTAGACTGGAGCGCAGTCCACTGAAGGCCCGCACGGCGTGCGGGCCCCGTCCGACCCGAGGTACTGCATGAGCCTGATCGTCCAGAAGTACGGCGGATCCTCCGTCGCCGACGCCGACGGAATCCTGCGCGTGGCCAGACGCGTGGTGGAGACCCAGCAAGCCGGGAACCAGGTCGTCGTGGTCGTGTCCGCCATGGGCGACACCACCGACGAGCTGATGGACCTCTCGGAGCAGATCAACGCCGAGCCGCCGCCCCGCGAGATGGACGTGCTGCTCTCCGCCGGCGAGCGCATCTCCATGTCCCTGCTGGCCATGGGCATCCACTCGCTCGGGGCCACCGCCCAGTCGTTCACCGGCTCCCAGGCCGGGATGTTCACCGACTCCCTGCACGGGCAGGCGCGCATCATCGACGTCTCCCCGGACCGCGTGCAGCAGGCGCTGGACCACGGGGACGTGGCGATCGTGGCCGGCTTCCAGGGCATGAGCCGGGAGTCCCACGACATCACCACGATGGGCCGTGGCGGCTCCGACACCACGGCCGTGGCGCTGGCCGCCGCCCTGGACGCGGACGTCTGCGAGATCTACACGGACGTGGACGGCGTGTACACCGCCGATCCGCGCGTGGTCCCCTCGGCACGGAAGATCGACGAGATCTCCTCCGAGGACATGCTCGAGATGGCCGCCTCCGGCTCCAAGATCCTGCACCTGCGCTGCGTGGAGTACGCGCGCCGCTTCGGGGTGCCGCTGCACGTGCGCTCCTCGTTCTCCCACCACGAGGGCACGTGGGTGCGCCCCAACC
This genomic window from Citricoccus sp. SGAir0253 contains:
- a CDS encoding DNA polymerase III subunit gamma and tau, coding for MTTALYRRYRPDSFEDVIGQEHVTVPLMTALSKDRVNHAYLFSGPRGCGKTTSARVLARCLNCAEGPTPNPCGVCESCRELATGGPGALDVIEIDAASHGGVDDARDLRERATFAPVRDRYKIFIIDEAHMVTSAGFNALLKIVEEPPPHIKFIFATTEPDKVIGTIRSRTHHYPFRLVPPEPLMEYLERLCVQEGVDVEPGVLSLVIRSGGGSVRDTLSVLDQLMAGAAEGRIGYDLAVNLLGYTPGALLDDVVDAVAAADSQTVFRVVDRVVQSGQDPRRFVEDLLERFRDLVIVKAMPDSASSVLHGMPEDQVRRLEAQAAQLGAGEISRAADITNHALTEMVGATSPRLHLELLMARLMLPSSDVTERGLAARLDRIERRLAYGGAPEAPDGGAPAQPGPSGGAGAPPATPGADSPRPGDAAAGGDAPSAPGGLSGAALARAAMRRGEASAASPSQAGAEPSPAPAASPAAEVPASPARPQAAAPSPDWGGGWGIMPEPARPAPSPSATAEPGHAPSTPEPSGAEQSAAGPSQAASAPEPSAAAPSRPEAPRPGSAPQDGAAAADRGGPLASGRPGQEPPAGRAQASQSGAPTSQVEMIRRAWPEILAYLEEHSRLVWMVVSQNASVAGFDGQLLTIGFSSDSPRDTVQRRRGDQVIAEAVNAVLGIQPRLDLITGGSAPAGGPGPKAEGRPTPAAPRPEPTADAPARPAPAPSGAPAGLAPGGPDASPAVPPPRDGGPAPALTAPGGDAGAASRPVRPGEPGRPTPSSTAPGRVAEASPSATPAAPSRGSQASAAPSARTAEDTPEDDGPGSEPVVEGATGPGTPPPPEDLGADDVPVSDWYGEEPHDDEFPPPPEDDEDEPADAGVAARPWGQWAVPGREPGSVGIPRPEPGQGGIPAFARPEAELLAEFEARRAGRGSGPSAASAPDAGSPAAPDPSGTPHHRRASRFQQMMEQYQRTQEGGRPPVPGEPSHASGPAGPGPDSPGAPGPGGPSSGPGTGSAAAGPGGTGRPGGSVDWTDDVPSEDDVTIEESGMAGRKVVERLLGARLVEERMLDGSPLS
- the recR gene encoding recombination mediator RecR; the protein is MYEGAVQDLIDELGRLPGIGPKSAQRIAFHILEADAEDMLRLAEAIRTVKDRVKLCSICFNVSEQETCSICRDERRDASQVCVVEESKDVMAIERTRTYRGRYHVLGGSINPIAGIGPDQLHIRELLTRLQDPAIEEVILATDPNLEGEATATYLSRMLGSTGLKVTRLASGLPVGGDLEYADEVTLGRAFEGRRAVG
- a CDS encoding ABC transporter permease, with protein sequence MTGPETAAGVRPAERLGWGRALATVVRMDLRQRLRTRSWYVLLGAWFVVIGLVTWAAFASYNVLSGMEGIGGGAGRFVFEAVVGFVLGFGLLVAPAVSASGISGDRAGGTLAVVQVTLLTPAQLLVGKWLASWAVALAFLLVALPYVVVSLVAGGLDLGGLVVLGVMVAVELGVVCALGTTLSAVASRTLFAVVTTYLLVALSSLGTVVAFALAAPLTHATVPANIPEWSTAADLLEAGPVRCYGRLQPVPALDTRSTYWLLAANPFVVVSDAVPTPEAVPFDPGDEDTWAPDGVMTSISFGVRHLQRPPEMGVPCAHGEPADAGREEAWQGTPVWPLGLGLQLAVVAGLFAWARQRLVAPATRLPRGTRVA
- a CDS encoding ABC transporter ATP-binding protein, which gives rise to MTSPGGPAGAGPPPADGPSPRDGLPTGDWRPPDGAPPGISARGVVRSFGAVRALQGVDLMVPAGTITALVGPNGSGKTTLLLVLASLLRPDDGSVLVAGEDPVLAPGAVRRRTGWMPDTLGVWEALTAREILESMGLLYGMDRGALRSRAAELLEWQQLTVLADQPARVLSRGQQQRLSLARAVIHDPQVLLLDEPASGLDPGSRIRLRDDLRQMAAAGKTILVSSHVLAELEEMADLAVFVQDGRTVRVEELAGDGVAGGRYLITALDVAALLATLERYSMAYHRQPGPRQDSVSVEVDSAAEAAELLATLVAEGVPVVAFTPEASRLETAYRELDRLRSTGAGPGHPGAPGPGGARPGRAGPGSAGRRGGP
- a CDS encoding MFS transporter, translating into MSPLPGDDAAAPDDDHREGGPGGTDRPPRDRRLWSRDFVLAMVVQLGVALVFMTLMTYMALYAGERFGARDVAAGFAASAFILGSALARIVLGKYLDVIGRKRLLVSALLVYVACSALYPLAGAYGVLVALRVVQGAAFGAATTAVTAGVLQMVPPSRRGEGMGYFLTASTVANGVGPLLAVQLSTAHGPAPVFLLVLGASVLALGAAVVLRVPELAGGPPPHARRFRLRPGDVLDPDALPVALVILIVSFGYAGIATYSTPFLLQAGLGTAASLFFVALATGMLTVRLFSGRLQDRRGPNAVILPLGALFTVALVLLGVATEPWLVITAGLLAGLGYGGASPTLQVVAATRARPERLGIATSTHYLLLDTSIAFGPVVFGALIPLIGYRGHFLVLAATVLAGVVLYWFVHGRGHHGGRP
- a CDS encoding aspartate kinase, with translation MSLIVQKYGGSSVADADGILRVARRVVETQQAGNQVVVVVSAMGDTTDELMDLSEQINAEPPPREMDVLLSAGERISMSLLAMGIHSLGATAQSFTGSQAGMFTDSLHGQARIIDVSPDRVQQALDHGDVAIVAGFQGMSRESHDITTMGRGGSDTTAVALAAALDADVCEIYTDVDGVYTADPRVVPSARKIDEISSEDMLEMAASGSKILHLRCVEYARRFGVPLHVRSSFSHHEGTWVRPNPEDTITIEEGEPMEQPIVSGVAHDRSEGKVTVYGVPDVPGKAAEVFNVIASANVNIDMIVQNVPRVETGRTDISFTLPITEGKAATEALRAAQESIGFEDILLDAHVGKLSLVGGGMRSNPGVSAKFFDALRQAGVNIEMISTSEIRISIITREEMLDTAVRAVHQAFDLDSDEEATVYGGTGR